From Hermetia illucens chromosome 6, iHerIll2.2.curated.20191125, whole genome shotgun sequence, one genomic window encodes:
- the LOC119660374 gene encoding uncharacterized protein LOC119660374 produces the protein MNQRKVCSYKGCSSKQGPGITSNVTLFQFPRDEARHKLWIELSRCENKDDPVKYLCSKHFDERKYISRNPRRLLLLAHAVPYAYESDTEEEINETEVEVEDEQIQVVTSQYAEADYLMPGMDFGETECNYAESTINEVEYVQDEPPPPTKSYENSSKKRKWDTDPETSMILNVTTNEAASKVDNSLKRVKGPKASAEEETIAKNSDELEDLTLDNPDITTFIFKGEEYIQMPKSVFLEQRNKLLNNIQDYKDLLMSIKSQIDLAKM, from the exons ATGAATCAACGCAAAGTATGTTCGTATAAAGGGTGTAGTTCCAAGCAAGGTCCTGGCATAACTTCGAATGTAACCCTATTCCAATTTCCCCGAGATGAAGCACGTCACAAACTTTGGATAGAATTGTCTCGATGTGAGAATAAGGATGATCCCGTGAAATATCTTTGCTCGAAGCATTTCGACGAACGAAAGTATATATCGAGAAATCCAAGGAGATTGCTACTCCTCGCACATGCTGTTCCTTATGCATATGAGTCGGATACCGAAGAGGAGATCAATGAAACCGAGGTTGAGGTAGAAGATGAGCAAATTCAAGTGGTAACATCACAATACGCAGAGGCAGACTATCTCATGCCTGGCATGGATTTCG GGGAGACTGAATGCAACTACGCAGAATCTACCATAAATGAAGTGGAATACGTACAAGACGAACCTCCGCCGCCGACAAAATCCTATGAAAATTCCAGTAAAAAAAGAAAGTGGGACACGGACCCTGAAActagtatgattttgaatgTTACAACGAACGAGGCAGCTTCAAAAGTTGATAACAGCCTGAAAAGGGTAAAAGGGCCTAAAGCTTCAGCAGAGGAAGAAACTATCGCCAAAAATTCGGACGAATTGGAAGATTTAACGCTTGATAATCCAGACATTACCACTTTCATCTTTAAAGGAGAGGAATACATTCAGATGCCGAAGAGTGTTTTCTTAGAGCAGAGAAATAAGCTTCTGAATAATATCCAGGATTATAAGGATCTCTTGATGAGTATTAAATCCCAAATTGACTTGGCTAAGATGTAA